In Halobaculum rubrum, the following are encoded in one genomic region:
- a CDS encoding cation:proton antiporter, with translation MSAGAGQLIAVVAVIIAVGVAAQLLSDRFQLPSIIFLIAAGIALGPEGLGIITQQTFGLTGLSTIVGLSVAIIVFEGAFHLKIDELQQAPVASIRLVTVGAAIAFVSTTAVVRFALGLEWLVAALIGALLVATGPTVIAPILEVVPVRDRVATALDTEGIVNDVTAAILAVVIFEAIVSDTTDPVEMVALFAERLGVGVVVGAVVAAIVYYALRYIDLSPGNAPRNARLLMLAGALVAYGEANLVRTEAGIAAVAVAGILLGNADIPYEEQITDFKGDITLLVLSFVFISLAALLEFENLIRLGLGGVAVVAAVMFVIRPALVMLSTIGDSFERNERIFMSLVGPRGIIPASVATLFAVELANAEMTAAANALVGTVFLVIMATVVLEGGFARQIAEKLDVIPMRVLIIGGGTVGRTLADRLEDRGEDVVLIENDEDVVEIARNEGHAVHIGDGTDTEVLRSAGGENARIVVAATGDDDVNLLVAQLAESKFSPETVLARVNNPDNVDAFEELGVRTVSSVFATAQALDNYIERPALANWMGEIGRSGDVQEIEITSEDTDGKTVGELGSELPGNSLIALVARDGETRVPDQEYTLQRGDRVTVIGDRDDVRTAMDRLHPK, from the coding sequence ATGTCGGCAGGCGCCGGACAACTGATCGCAGTCGTCGCCGTCATCATCGCCGTCGGGGTGGCCGCGCAACTGCTCTCGGACCGGTTCCAACTCCCGAGCATCATCTTCCTCATCGCGGCGGGGATCGCTCTCGGCCCGGAGGGGCTGGGTATCATCACTCAGCAGACGTTCGGTCTGACCGGACTGTCGACCATCGTCGGCCTTTCGGTCGCGATCATCGTCTTCGAGGGGGCGTTCCACCTCAAGATCGACGAGCTCCAGCAGGCGCCGGTGGCGTCGATCCGCCTGGTTACGGTCGGCGCCGCGATCGCGTTCGTCAGCACGACCGCGGTCGTCCGGTTCGCGCTAGGGCTGGAGTGGCTCGTGGCGGCGCTCATCGGGGCGCTGCTCGTGGCGACCGGCCCGACGGTGATCGCGCCGATCCTGGAGGTCGTTCCGGTACGCGACCGCGTCGCCACCGCGCTCGACACCGAGGGGATCGTCAACGACGTGACCGCCGCGATCCTCGCGGTGGTCATCTTCGAGGCGATCGTCTCCGACACGACCGATCCCGTCGAGATGGTCGCGCTGTTCGCCGAACGGCTCGGCGTCGGGGTGGTCGTCGGCGCGGTCGTCGCCGCGATCGTCTACTACGCGCTCCGGTACATCGACCTCTCGCCGGGGAACGCCCCGCGGAACGCGCGGCTGCTCATGCTGGCCGGCGCGCTCGTCGCCTACGGCGAGGCGAACCTCGTTCGCACGGAGGCGGGGATCGCGGCCGTCGCCGTCGCCGGCATCCTGCTCGGAAACGCGGACATCCCGTACGAGGAACAGATCACGGACTTCAAGGGCGACATCACCCTGCTCGTGCTCTCGTTCGTGTTCATCTCGCTTGCGGCGCTGTTGGAGTTCGAGAACCTGATCCGGCTCGGGCTCGGTGGCGTCGCGGTCGTCGCGGCGGTGATGTTCGTCATTCGGCCGGCGCTGGTCATGCTGTCGACGATCGGGGACAGCTTCGAGCGCAACGAGCGGATCTTCATGTCGCTGGTCGGCCCGCGTGGTATCATCCCGGCGTCCGTCGCCACGCTGTTCGCCGTCGAGCTGGCGAACGCGGAGATGACGGCGGCGGCGAACGCGCTCGTGGGGACCGTCTTCCTCGTCATCATGGCGACGGTGGTTCTCGAGGGCGGGTTCGCCAGACAGATCGCGGAGAAGCTCGACGTGATTCCAATGAGAGTACTCATCATCGGGGGCGGGACGGTGGGCCGGACGCTCGCCGACCGCCTCGAGGACCGCGGCGAAGACGTGGTCCTCATCGAGAACGACGAGGACGTGGTAGAGATCGCCAGAAACGAGGGCCACGCGGTCCACATCGGCGACGGCACCGACACGGAGGTGCTCCGGTCGGCGGGCGGGGAGAACGCCCGCATCGTCGTCGCCGCCACGGGGGACGACGACGTGAACCTGCTGGTCGCCCAGCTGGCCGAGTCGAAGTTCTCCCCCGAGACCGTCCTCGCACGGGTGAACAACCCGGACAACGTCGACGCGTTCGAGGAGCTCGGCGTGCGCACCGTTTCCTCGGTGTTCGCGACCGCACAGGCCCTCGACAACTACATCGAGCGCCCCGCGCTCGCGAACTGGATGGGCGAGATCGGCCGCTCGGGCGACGTCCAGGAGATCGAGATCACCTCCGAGGACACCGACGGCAAGACGGTCGGCGAGCTGGGGTCGGAGCTCCCCGGGAACAGTCTGATCGCGCTCGTCGCCCGCGACGGGGAGACGCGCGTGCCCGATCAGGAGTACACCCTGCAGCGAGGGGACCGGGTCACCGTCATCGGCGACCGTGACGACGTGCGGACCGCGATGGATCGGCTCCACCCGAAGTAG
- the lpdA gene encoding dihydrolipoyl dehydrogenase gives MVVGDISTGTDVAVIGAGPGGYVAAIRAAQLGLDTTLIEKDAYGGVCLNHGCIPSKAFIHGASVAHEAGNAEELGIYADPAVDVERMQRWKSGVVDRLTGGVEKLCKANGVNLVEGTATFANEHKVRVAHEGAGQGSESIEFEHAIVATGSRPIQIPGFEFDGERVLSSRDVLGMESLPDSLVVVGAGYIGMELSTMLAKLGTDVTVVEMLDDVLPGYEGDIRRIVRNRAEELGVEFHFGEGASGWEETAEGGVAVTTETEDGEEAEYLGDQVLVAVGRSPVTDTLELENAGLEPNDAGFLETDHQARTDVDSILAVGDVAGEPMLAHKASAEGIVAAAVAAGEPAALDHQAVPAAVFTEPEIATVGLTEDEAAEEGFEPAVGQMPFNASGRALTTGHTEGFVRIVADEETGFVLGGQIVGPDASELIAELALAVEMGATLEDVAATIHTHPTLAEATMEAAENAMGQAIHTLNR, from the coding sequence ATGGTCGTCGGAGACATCTCGACCGGAACGGACGTCGCCGTCATCGGGGCCGGTCCCGGGGGCTACGTCGCCGCGATCCGCGCGGCACAGCTGGGGCTCGACACGACCCTCATCGAGAAGGACGCCTACGGGGGCGTCTGCCTCAACCACGGCTGCATCCCGTCGAAGGCGTTCATCCACGGCGCGAGCGTCGCTCACGAGGCGGGCAACGCCGAGGAACTGGGGATCTACGCCGACCCCGCCGTCGACGTGGAGCGCATGCAGCGCTGGAAGAGCGGCGTCGTCGACCGCCTCACCGGCGGCGTCGAGAAGCTCTGCAAGGCCAACGGCGTCAACCTCGTCGAGGGGACGGCGACGTTCGCCAACGAGCACAAGGTCCGCGTCGCTCACGAGGGGGCCGGACAGGGCAGCGAGTCCATCGAGTTCGAGCACGCGATCGTCGCCACCGGGTCGCGGCCGATCCAGATCCCCGGCTTCGAGTTCGACGGCGAACGCGTGCTCTCCTCGCGCGACGTGTTGGGGATGGAGTCGCTCCCGGACAGTCTCGTCGTCGTCGGCGCCGGCTACATCGGGATGGAGCTGTCGACGATGCTCGCGAAGCTCGGGACCGACGTGACGGTCGTCGAGATGCTCGACGACGTGCTTCCCGGGTACGAGGGGGACATCCGGCGGATCGTCCGCAACCGTGCCGAGGAGTTGGGGGTCGAGTTCCACTTCGGCGAGGGCGCCAGCGGCTGGGAGGAGACCGCCGAGGGCGGCGTCGCCGTCACGACCGAGACGGAGGACGGCGAGGAGGCCGAGTACCTCGGCGATCAGGTGCTCGTCGCCGTCGGGCGCTCGCCGGTGACCGACACGCTCGAACTGGAGAACGCCGGGCTCGAACCGAACGACGCCGGGTTCCTCGAGACGGACCATCAGGCCAGGACCGACGTGGACTCGATCCTCGCCGTCGGCGACGTGGCCGGCGAGCCGATGCTCGCGCACAAGGCCAGCGCGGAGGGGATCGTCGCCGCGGCGGTCGCGGCCGGCGAGCCCGCCGCGCTCGACCACCAGGCCGTGCCCGCGGCCGTCTTCACCGAGCCGGAGATCGCGACCGTCGGACTCACCGAGGACGAGGCCGCCGAGGAGGGATTCGAACCCGCCGTCGGCCAGATGCCGTTCAACGCCTCCGGGCGCGCGCTCACCACCGGCCACACCGAGGGCTTCGTCCGGATCGTCGCCGACGAGGAGACCGGCTTCGTGCTCGGCGGACAGATCGTCGGCCCCGACGCCTCCGAGCTGATCGCCGAGCTCGCGCTCGCCGTCGAGATGGGTGCGACGCTCGAGGACGTGGCCGCGACGATCCACACCCACCCCACGCTGGCGGAGGCGACCATGGAGGCCGCCGAGAACGCGATGGGGCAGGCGATCCACACGCTGAATCGGTAG
- a CDS encoding DUF7554 family protein, producing MQLDVEDLLKIVLLLVVVWLIVEIVTGVLGFALGLVAGPLKGVIGIVIVVLIVLWLTDNL from the coding sequence ATGCAACTCGACGTGGAGGATCTGCTGAAGATCGTGTTGCTGCTCGTGGTAGTCTGGCTCATCGTCGAGATCGTCACGGGGGTGCTCGGGTTCGCACTCGGACTGGTCGCCGGGCCGCTGAAGGGGGTCATCGGGATCGTCATCGTCGTGCTCATCGTCCTGTGGCTGACCGACAACCTCTGA
- a CDS encoding ABC transporter ATP-binding protein: MSDAEDDHGDFSSIRESVDGNPMTGLLRYCVPYWPRLSVGLVAAITTRLARLLPSLLVAAAIDRVILGSGEPGLLAQAGLLPGGTIAGDAARLAFLQRLVVIAALAYLIRSVTRFASRYLFQSTAQKVQRDLRNDTYDHMQHLSLGFFADHQTGAMMSVLNQDVNRLEQFLNTEIRQGIRVVATVGGIAAIMYTYSPKLALVALAPVPIIGLASSRFLTWIEPKYRGIRETVSRLNSRLENNIGGARVIKAFNRHDFEFDRVAAQSERYHDEKVEAIRARRAFFSGLRLLTGVVFVAILWIAGSDIIRHGLGNTDPATLTAGSVALFFLLLRRLYSPMRRVGKTANKYQLAKSSAERVFGLLGYDPEVTSPENPYVPQSVEGRVTFDEVRFGYTDDEEVISGIDLDVEPGETVGLAGTTGAGKSTLLKLIPRFYDVDSGAVEVDGVDVREYDLTELREHVGIVEQNPYMFSGTAAENIGYGDLSALDEGSEAADGDAETGTDVGGTDTADDAGPSERIVEAAKAAEAHEFITDLPHGYDTQIGERGVKLSGGQRQRIAIARALLNDPEIIVLDEATSDVDTETEELIQRSLRRLIADRTAFVIAHRLSTIRDADRVVVMEEGRVAEQGTHDDLVAADGDYAALWARQAGEDEETEALAAADD; encoded by the coding sequence ATGAGCGACGCGGAAGACGACCACGGCGACTTCTCCTCGATACGCGAGTCCGTGGACGGCAATCCGATGACGGGCTTGCTCCGGTACTGCGTGCCGTACTGGCCTCGGCTGTCGGTGGGGCTGGTGGCGGCGATCACCACCCGGCTCGCCCGGCTGCTCCCCTCGCTGTTGGTCGCGGCGGCCATCGACCGCGTCATCCTCGGGAGCGGCGAGCCGGGGCTGCTCGCGCAGGCGGGCCTGCTGCCGGGCGGCACCATCGCGGGCGACGCCGCACGGTTAGCGTTCCTCCAGCGCCTCGTCGTCATCGCGGCGCTGGCGTACCTGATCCGATCGGTGACGCGGTTCGCCTCGCGGTACCTGTTCCAGTCGACGGCCCAGAAGGTGCAACGGGACCTCCGGAACGACACGTACGACCACATGCAGCACCTCTCGCTGGGCTTCTTCGCGGACCACCAGACCGGCGCGATGATGTCGGTGCTCAACCAGGACGTGAACCGCCTGGAGCAGTTCCTCAACACGGAGATACGACAGGGGATCCGCGTCGTCGCGACCGTCGGGGGCATCGCGGCGATCATGTACACCTACTCGCCGAAGCTCGCGCTCGTGGCGCTGGCGCCGGTGCCGATCATCGGTCTCGCCTCCAGTCGCTTCCTCACGTGGATCGAGCCGAAGTATCGCGGCATCCGCGAGACGGTCTCGCGTCTCAACTCCCGGCTGGAGAACAACATCGGCGGCGCCCGCGTGATCAAGGCGTTCAACCGCCACGACTTCGAGTTCGACCGCGTCGCCGCCCAAAGCGAGCGCTACCACGACGAGAAGGTGGAGGCGATCCGCGCCCGCCGGGCGTTCTTCTCTGGGCTCCGACTGCTCACCGGCGTCGTCTTCGTCGCCATCCTCTGGATCGCCGGCAGCGACATCATCCGCCACGGCCTCGGCAACACCGACCCCGCGACGCTCACCGCCGGCTCGGTCGCGCTGTTCTTCCTCCTGCTGCGCCGGCTGTACTCCCCGATGCGCCGCGTCGGCAAGACCGCGAACAAGTACCAGCTCGCCAAGTCCAGCGCCGAGCGCGTGTTCGGCCTGCTCGGCTACGATCCCGAAGTGACCTCGCCCGAGAACCCCTACGTCCCCCAGTCGGTCGAGGGCCGGGTCACCTTCGACGAGGTGCGGTTCGGCTACACCGACGACGAGGAGGTCATCTCCGGCATCGATCTGGACGTGGAGCCGGGCGAGACAGTCGGCCTCGCGGGCACCACCGGCGCCGGGAAGTCGACCCTTCTCAAGCTCATTCCCCGCTTTTACGACGTGGATTCGGGCGCCGTCGAGGTCGACGGCGTCGACGTGCGCGAGTACGACCTCACGGAGCTCCGCGAGCACGTCGGCATCGTCGAGCAGAACCCCTACATGTTCTCGGGGACCGCCGCCGAGAACATCGGTTACGGCGACCTCTCGGCGCTGGACGAGGGCAGCGAGGCCGCCGACGGCGACGCCGAGACCGGCACGGACGTCGGCGGCACCGACACCGCCGACGACGCCGGCCCGAGCGAACGCATCGTCGAGGCGGCGAAGGCAGCGGAGGCCCACGAGTTCATCACGGACCTCCCGCACGGCTACGACACCCAGATCGGCGAGCGCGGTGTGAAGCTCTCCGGCGGCCAACGCCAGCGCATCGCCATCGCGCGCGCCCTGCTGAACGACCCGGAGATCATCGTTCTCGACGAGGCGACCTCGGACGTCGACACGGAGACGGAGGAGCTGATCCAGCGCAGCCTCCGCCGGCTCATCGCCGACCGGACCGCGTTCGTCATCGCCCATCGGCTGTCGACCATCCGCGACGCCGACCGCGTCGTCGTCATGGAGGAGGGCCGCGTCGCCGAGCAGGGCACCCACGACGACCTCGTCGCCGCCGACGGCGACTACGCGGCCCTGTGGGCGCGGCAGGCGGGCGAAGACGAGGAGACGGAGGCGTTGGCGGCGGCCGACGATTAA
- a CDS encoding cytochrome P450: protein MSTRPPGPRGEPLLGNGRRYARDPFAFMTAVADAYGDVVRLDLGPRETYMLTNPRDVERVLVSEWAAFGKPALDDAVDDLLGDGLLMSGGDRWQRQRDLANPAFHARRIAGLDDAIVGHTEEAMAGWSDGDRVDVQLELARLTVRVIVTAMFGTDITEERVRTVQENLEPLGQRFEPDPMRAVIPDWAPTRENRQFHDAVATLEGVIDDLVARRRGTEETAPDPAGDAVDSPMPMDLLSILLRAHNRGEQSDQDLRDELMTMLLAGHDTTALALTYTFYLLSQHPDAKARFRREVDALDGAPTAEDVRGLEFTDRVLSEAMRLYPPVYTLFRESKVDTRIAGYRIPEGSLIMLPQWVIHRSDRWYDDPLAFDPDRWAPDRARERPRFAYYPFGAGPRHCIGKQFSLLEAKLILATVGRAFDFEYEGPDLDLRGSLTMHPGHPMPLRLSER from the coding sequence ATGAGTACACGACCCCCGGGTCCCCGCGGCGAACCCCTGCTCGGCAACGGCCGGCGGTACGCCCGGGACCCGTTCGCGTTCATGACCGCCGTCGCCGACGCGTACGGCGACGTCGTCCGCCTCGATCTGGGTCCGCGGGAGACGTACATGCTCACGAACCCCCGCGACGTCGAGCGCGTGCTCGTCTCCGAGTGGGCGGCGTTCGGCAAGCCGGCCCTCGACGACGCCGTCGACGACCTGCTCGGCGACGGCCTCCTCATGAGCGGGGGCGACCGGTGGCAACGCCAGCGCGACCTCGCCAATCCCGCCTTCCACGCGCGCCGTATCGCGGGCCTCGACGACGCGATCGTCGGCCACACGGAGGAGGCGATGGCCGGCTGGAGCGACGGCGACCGGGTCGACGTACAGCTCGAGCTCGCCCGGCTCACCGTCCGGGTCATCGTCACCGCGATGTTCGGCACCGACATCACCGAAGAGCGGGTTCGAACCGTCCAGGAGAACCTCGAGCCGCTCGGCCAGCGGTTCGAGCCGGATCCGATGCGCGCGGTGATCCCCGACTGGGCGCCCACCCGGGAGAACCGCCAGTTCCACGACGCCGTCGCGACGCTGGAGGGGGTCATCGACGACCTCGTCGCGCGCCGGCGCGGCACCGAGGAGACCGCCCCCGACCCCGCCGGCGACGCCGTCGACTCGCCGATGCCGATGGACCTCCTCTCCATCCTGCTTCGCGCGCACAACCGGGGTGAGCAGAGCGATCAGGACCTGCGCGACGAGTTGATGACGATGTTGCTGGCGGGCCACGACACGACCGCGCTCGCGCTCACGTACACCTTCTACCTCCTCTCGCAACACCCCGATGCGAAGGCGCGCTTCCGGCGCGAGGTCGACGCCCTCGACGGCGCTCCGACGGCCGAGGACGTGCGCGGGCTCGAGTTCACCGACCGCGTGCTCTCGGAGGCGATGCGGCTGTACCCGCCCGTCTACACGCTGTTCCGCGAGTCGAAGGTCGATACCCGGATCGCCGGCTACCGGATCCCCGAGGGGTCGCTGATCATGCTTCCGCAGTGGGTGATCCACCGCTCCGACCGGTGGTACGACGACCCGCTGGCGTTCGACCCCGACCGCTGGGCGCCCGATCGAGCCCGTGAGCGCCCGCGATTCGCGTACTACCCGTTCGGCGCCGGCCCCCGCCACTGCATCGGCAAGCAGTTCTCGCTGTTGGAGGCGAAGCTCATCCTCGCGACGGTCGGGCGCGCGTTCGACTTCGAGTACGAGGGTCCCGACCTGGATCTGCGCGGGTCGCTGACGATGCATCCCGGTCACCCGATGCCGCTGCGACTCTCCGAGCGCTGA
- a CDS encoding 2'-5' RNA ligase family protein — protein MYSVNVPVPWAVQRLAASLEPDLTEFASIRDRHTLVVKRLDGRDLNDLHRIRERLRPALRGVAPFEVRVTGVDAFEDPPLGDAPVVYLGVEAVAAGTDGTGDGSGVGDGGADPLRAIHDRLVREFGPVEGLEQADYVPHVTLARGWDGVSDPGDAIAYLRDRELEDVRWTVDELGVWTREYKEIAARVPLRG, from the coding sequence GTGTACAGCGTCAACGTCCCCGTCCCCTGGGCGGTCCAGCGGCTCGCCGCGTCGCTGGAACCCGATCTCACCGAGTTCGCGTCGATCCGCGACCGACACACGCTCGTGGTGAAGCGCCTCGACGGCCGCGACCTGAACGACCTCCATCGGATCCGTGAGCGCCTCCGCCCCGCCCTCCGCGGCGTCGCGCCGTTCGAGGTTCGCGTGACCGGCGTCGACGCGTTCGAGGATCCCCCGTTGGGAGACGCACCGGTCGTCTACCTCGGGGTCGAGGCGGTGGCCGCGGGTACCGACGGAACCGGCGACGGCAGCGGCGTCGGCGACGGCGGGGCGGACCCGCTGCGGGCGATCCACGACCGGCTCGTCCGAGAGTTCGGCCCGGTCGAGGGACTGGAGCAGGCGGACTACGTGCCCCACGTCACGCTCGCGCGGGGGTGGGACGGGGTGAGCGACCCCGGAGATGCGATCGCGTATCTGCGCGATCGCGAGCTCGAGGACGTGCGCTGGACGGTCGACGAACTGGGCGTCTGGACGCGCGAGTACAAGGAGATCGCCGCGCGGGTGCCGCTTCGGGGGTGA